The window ACAAtccattacaaaaataattgatGTCTATACCTTCCTATACGTggtcacactcacacacaccTATAAAGATCTCCAGGAAGTAGAATGACTAATTTAAATAGAGAAAATACTAGAACCATAACTTTTACCATAATTTTTCTCATAACTTGCTCACAGGTCTATAACTCCACCACTCGCTACTTTGCCACGTGAATAAATTGTGAATAAATTGTGGTAAAAGTTGTGGCTTTAATGGTTAACATTGCTCAATAGTGAATAAATAGAGGAGGGATCGTTGATGggaaactaataaataaatgaaagaattAAAAGTAAAACGTTGAAGCCAATCCATCAACCCAACcgacccaaaagaaaaaagaaagaatgaaagatgCGGTCCACTATATGCGATGAGAGGGACACATCAATCCCAAAGCCAGGGCAGCACTGCTGCAGTCCAACACTCACTCTGTGCTCTGTAGAAAATGAAGTATCATCATGTTCATTCTCCGCGTGATGCCCATACTCTCAAGTCTCAAACTCAAGTCAAGGgcccaaaaaaaactaaaactttgGTCATCACCGACAGGAAGATTAAAACAAACCCCCTTATTCAATTCACATTGCAAATACAACATGACATAACGATATGCTGGGTGAGAGCTTGACTTAATCACTCTTCGAACCACAAGAAGGAGAGCAAAACTGCAAACGCCGCTACCAACTACATTACAAAGTCAGCAATCAGCAGCCAGCCTACCAAACAGCAGAGCAGAGCTGCCAACGAATTGAAATTGCCACTACAACTACATTACAAACCAATTAGCAGCCTGATAACATCAAAACAGAGGCTGCTAGcctccaaaaaacaaaaacaaaaaaaaaacctactcagcattttgttttttactctttttcttgTCAACAACCAGCATCTCACATAATGACATAATTCCTAATAGACTTCAGTATATCAACCTCATAATGACACCTTGCTTTCCTAACCCATCTGTAAATAATGGTCAATGGTAAAGAGTTGCAAATCAAGCCTTCTCGCACATTCAACTCTTGAAACCTCCTTCCTTCATCTTGTTATCACCCAATGCAATTCATCATATCCCAAATGCCAACACTGGTCTTACATAAAGACACCTCACCACATCCTTCTAGCAAAAGAGCATTCAAAAGATATAAAAACGTTTTACTCATTTTATTATATCCTTTACAAGCGGCCAACATATAAAAACATGCTTAGAATATGACTTGTGTACTAAAATCAACCTCCACCAGCTACTAGGCTAGTTGTTTTGCTAACAAATACATGTAAATTATCGATGATTGGGATAATGGGATTTAAGGatatcaaaaaccaaaacattTGGAAGAATGCTAGGTTGCACACGGCAAATCTTGAAGAGTATAAATTATCTTCCTTTGAGAGTATGGATCCAATGCTTTAAACTGTTCTGCTACCTATCACGGCATTGCCTGTGGCCCTGACCAATGAAACACTCAAGTCATACCCTAAATATCAGAGTACTTGCATAAGGAGTGCACCCAACAATCAGGGAATAATTTGTCAAATAGACATCTACAAAGATATATACAAATGAAGATATATGTAAATACACCTTTGAGTCACATACAAATGGTCATTGAACCCATCCCGTCTCTAAGCAAATTTTAAGTGCATCAGCAATGCATTCCAATAATCAATTTTCAACCataatttcattaatcaaaTTACACTTTAAAGGTGCAAAAGCAAAACTTTCTTGCATCCGGTATACAAATGACAGAAATACTAGGCCAGTTTATATTAGTGCTATGACAACTCATGCAGATCAAACTGCAGGAAGGCAACTATTGGATCGCTAAAAGGGTAATAGGGCAGTAAAGCAAGCCTCAAGGAGTTGTGGATTTGTAGTTCACTGAGCATTCTTTTTGTAAGCAGCTTCTAAGCATTCTTTAGCTCTATGAACCTTTGATTGAAGGTAAAAGCTCCCACTCTTCATATTCCGCTCAAACAGGTTGTCGTACCTCTGTATACAGCAGATTGTCAGTATGCTGCTAGATAGCAACCACAAAAGGATTCAATACTGCAATCTCTAAGACATATAAATCTATAGCATAAATGAAATGTAAAGCAACCTTTAAGATCTCCTCCCACGATGAGTGTTCAGTGACACCTAGTACCTGCCTTGCCTCCGGCTCGGCCATAATTTTGGTTGCTCTCCTAATATTCTGTGCTGCTTCTTGAGCAACACCAGATTTTGAGGCATCTGCAATCATTCACACAAGTTTCTAAgctaaaaatttcaataagatttGCGATAGCACAACACAATAGATTTGATAGTGAACTTCAGATAGAACATACTTGCAAGTGCCTGCCGGTATGCCTGAACAAAAGACCTTGCCACTACTCCAGAGCCCAGCACAAGCAAGTTAGCAAGAAGTCTTGCAGCCTGTACAAACAAATAACAGAAAATAAACTACATAACATTCTTCTGTCATCTTCCATTTTTTATTAGGGCTGTGCCAGAACCATGCATAAAGAACCCAATAGTAAAACATTGTAACTGATTCACAGACATATGGATGTACAGAGTTGGCCAAGGAGAGTAACAAACTAGCAACAACCTTCTCATAAAGTATCAGTAACTGAACAGTTAACTACGGTTAGCAAAACAATGGATTCAACAGCAGACCTAGCAGCAGGGCTATCACAGAGGGGCAAACTTGAATACCAGCAAAAGCAAATGCATGACTGACAAACCAAAAGAAATCAACTAAGCTAGACATAAGCCCAATCAATACATGACTGGCATCTATGATCCATTCTAGCGAAGCATCCTAAACATTAGCAATCAGTTACTTCATAACCACAACTTAGGTCATCAAAGATTAAGTTAAATAGCCATACCATAAAGAAGTTCTTGCCACTCCTATATTTACCAATAACAAAATATGTAAGCAGCATGGTTGTTCAAATCACAATCTGGATAGTAGGATCATATCATCCTACCATCCAACTCACCCAAAATGACTAGGATTGGTGAGGAATCATAATCGCCTTCAAGATCAGTGGAATCGTACAATCCTATGATCCCAGAAAAATCCCACTCCCTGGttagaaaatgaccaaagaaAAGGCCCAACAACCCCAATATCTTCCCTAATTGCCCaaaatttctttcaaatccCCAAATTTACACACACACAGCGAACTTGGAGATTAGAGATTAGAGGACCTAAATATCTAATTTCCGCTGAGGAGTCGCTGCCAAGGCTGAGATTATGATGAGTCACTATCAAGGCTAAGCTGCTGAGGAGTTGTTGCCGCCATCGCTGACTCgccatatcttttttttcttttttggcttcGTTTGAACGATTCCTTTGATTGGTAGGTTCAATTCAGCAAACAACCATTTTTGCTCAGCTTATTTAGAATATTTCTATTGATGTAATCATCATAATGGGCTCTTtgtttagaatatttttcacgTGGCTAATTGCTCTCTGTTTCGATTATTTTGGAATGGCTGATGGCTCCCTGTTTTGATGTGGTGGAAGCTTCATTTGGGTTAGTGATTCAATGGgtcagtaaattttttttatatttatggcTTTATTATTGAGTCATTTATAATcaagtaaaacttttttttttttttttaattatagataATATGAAAATTCTATTGATCATTCAACCTACAAAGTCACAATCAatgtgtttttcagtttttttttttttcaacaggAAGTAGGATCTTAGGATCCTCAATCTGATCCTATTGATCAAATTCATGAAGCCCCTCCACCAATCCTTTAGGATCCAATTTTAAAATCCTAGATAAGCAGTGTACTACACAGGCAAAACAGCAATAAAATTTCAGAAGTCATTTACAAGGCCCCTCATATATTATATAGAAATAGCCAGCTGGGCAACAATAAGGTGCCGCATGGAAGCTTTTGCAAGGCTTACTTTTAAAATGTTTCAGAAGCAATCTTCTTCAAGTGCATCCTTGAAAGCCAGGCATCAATTAACAAAGTGGCCCCGAATATGAGATGCCACACTCACACCCCTAGCCCTAGGTTACAACTCATACCAAGCAGAGCAGGGGCCTTCTGGATACTCAGCAGAGCTCAAGTAAGCTCATCACTTGCCAGTCAAGAGGCCCACTGGCCGCTAGGTTGCTCGTCAACAGGCCCAATTCCACAAAACATCATAAATAAGGAGAAAAggaacttatatatatatatatatctggtTATATTATAAATACTGCAATcatacaaaaacataaaaatgcaTAAAAGGGTGTATGTGTGTAGAGTATTAAGTATACCTACCATTACTGAAGAGCCAGGAAGTGGAAGCAGCAAATGATTACTTCAGAATTCAAGAAACCTAAAAAAGCAGAACTAAAGTGTCAGATATGTCCTTAACAGGGCCGGCGCCGGCCCTTCCCTTATTAGGCgagttaggcaattgcctaaggcccccatgaattacaaaaataatccttttaaccaaaaaaacaaaaattttggtaaatcctattaacattggttctaaacaaaatcattgaccagataaactacaaatccggtctaagagattaaccacaaatcaaaacactcaaaaccctaaaaattttacctttctctctagtctccaGTCTCCACTGTTCGCTCAACAGACAACAGCTCAAGGCTCAAGCCTCAGCCTCTCTCTGattctctgctctccgcctctctcaagtctcaactgctCACCTCACCTCAGGAATcaggtataaaattataaatatttgggcttttatttgttaagaactTAAGATAACTTTGTTTATTTGGGCCCTCCCTGGCTGCCTGGACCCTCCCTGGACTGGGCGTTAAGTTTGggccttcaagtttttttttttttttggttatatgtaggattttttttttttttttgtgtgggtcttattaataagTTTTGTGTCTTTGTTATGGCtgtgcttaaatttttattatgcttgtacttaattttttttttaatttatgcaggttgagattgctaaaaatttgttattgttCAATGGAactacaacaatactttttatataaatcaggttctatttctcatttgctctacacttgaaagttattttttattttagtctttataaatatattgtttgattagaaatgtctactagaaaatatgcatctggatatgaaaaactttaaaaaaaaaaaaaattaattgagtctcaaaaaggatcaatggataaatttgttattagtaataaacaaaatataacacaaaatttagatgaaaatatcacaaatgagtaagaaattcaccaaaataatttagaagaaaatgatgttcaattttgcaatacaacaaatcttgataatgaacttcaaaataatttagaagaaaatgaaaataatgatgaaaaatataatataaaaatattaataaacattaatttaattaatatataagtataaaaaatgccCAATTTTAGTTCTCGCCTTAGGTCCCAAAATGTTTAGGGTCGCTCCTGT of the Quercus robur chromosome 10, dhQueRobu3.1, whole genome shotgun sequence genome contains:
- the LOC126702510 gene encoding mitochondrial import inner membrane translocase subunit PAM16 like 2, with the translated sequence MAARLLANLLVLGSGVVARSFVQAYRQALANASKSGVAQEAAQNIRRATKIMAEPEARQVLGVTEHSSWEEILKRYDNLFERNMKSGSFYLQSKVHRAKECLEAAYKKNAQ